The region CGGCATTGACGGGCGCAGGCGCGCCGTTCCTGTGAAGCGGTACCGAAGCTTTAACTCCTCCTATGGGAGGCGCAACGCCCGGGTTTAGCAACACAAAATGGAAATCTGGTGGGGTCACGATCGTCGCCGGTGATGATCCCGCCGATGCTACGAATTTGCTAGTAATGGTATGGGCTTAACGGCAGTCGGCCCAAGGATCCGTATTCGATGCTGATTTACACGTTGCCCTTGCGGGAGGATGCCGTCATTCACGGCTTTCGAGCGGAAGGGCCGCTAATGGCACGGGGCTGACCTTAGCCGAATTTCTGCAAGAGGAGAGTGAAGCGGACCTTGACACGTTCAAGCTGAGCGGCAGTGCCTGACCCCCTCCGGTCCTTCGCAGGAGGTCCTTCCGTCAAACTTGTTTGTCGTGCACTGTCTTGATCTGAGAGCCGAGCCTCCACAAAGCGGCCGATAATCTCTGAATAACGGGAGTGCTGCATCACCGGGCTACCTTAGTTGCCTCAAGCTTAGGGTAAAATCGTTGAGAGGGCGGTCCGTCGCGATCCACGACGATCGGCCGCCAAGCCGATGGAGACAGGGAGCACGTGATGCGCATTGTCGATCATGCCGGACAGGAGTGGGAGTCATGGCGACCCGGTGTACTCACACGCATGCGCGTCTCGGCTCTGACCGGCGCCGCGCAGTTGTGTGTCTTCGAGCAATGGTGCGAGCCTGGCTGTGGTGCCCCCACCCACCTGCACGCGGTCGAGGAGGTGTTGACCGTAGTGGCCGGTCAGGCTGAGGTGTGGGTTAAT is a window of Microvirga ossetica DNA encoding:
- a CDS encoding cupin domain-containing protein, which encodes MRIVDHAGQEWESWRPGVLTRMRVSALTGAAQLCVFEQWCEPGCGAPTHLHAVEEVLTVVAGQAEVWVNDERAIVTAGQSVIVPAGYRHGFRSAGETTLHVEATLAAPMFEAAFDDLRETRRRWLPDPIAPP